AAATAACTAATTGAAAAATGAATGCTATGTCCCTAAATGAAATTGCTGGACCAGTTAACTATAACTCCTCTTATGTTCCCCTGCAAACAACTGAAAGTATTTCCTGTGAGGAAGCTTTTTCTACAAAAGCATTCAGGAATATATCGGAGGTAGTTGTCTCTTCCCTGGAACAATATCTGCAGAACATTGAGCCGGTAAGCGGTCTGGCGCTTACAGATCCTGCTATTCTTACCCAGAAGGCCAGAAGCCTTATGACAAATGCGTCAGAAGAAATTGCAGCATTTGATGAAAACCGTCTCAGAAAAATTATTGACCTGTATACAAAGACAGGGATACAGGTACATTCCAAAGGGTATATGGGCCGCCAGTTCTCAGGAGTACTGCCCTTATCCGGCGTGTTTGACCTGGTAAATGCCACTGTTAATCAGCCATCTTCTTTTTATGAAGCCGCACAACTGCCCAATGTCGCAGAGCGCATTATGCAGGAAGAGCTGAATAAGTATATCGGCTATCCTGAGGATACGTTTACCATGGTCACTACTTCTGGCGGCTCACTGGCTAACCTGACCGCATTGCTGGCCGCCCGCAATTATAAATATCCTAATGTATGGAACAGTGGCCTGCATGGTATACAGCCAGAAGGAAGACCTGCTGTGGCCATTAGTGAAAATGCACATTACAGCATTAAAAGAGCCATTGGTATTATGGGCGTTGGTGAAGACCAGATTGTGAAGCTGCCTGTAAACGACAAAAACCAGATTGACAGCCGCAGGGTTCCGCTGATGCTTAAAAAAGCGAAGGAGCAAGGCCTTCATGTATTTTGCATGGTAGCTTCTGCCTGTACTACAGACACGGGTTCATTTGATCCGCTGGAAGAACTGAGTACCATTGCCCGCGAAAACAATATCTGGTTTCATGTAGATGGTGCCCACGGCGCCAGCCTTTTACTATCGGACAGTCACCGGTATAAACTAAAGGGCCTGGAAAACGCAGATTCGTTTATATGGGACGCACATAAAATGCTGTTTACACCCGGTACCTGCACGCTGCTGTTTTATAAAGATAAACAAAGAAGCTACGGCGCTTTCCGGCAGGACGCCAGTTATGTTTTTGAGAAAGAGGCAGACATTTACACTGCGCTGGATAGTGGTGAACAAAACTTTGAATGCACTAAAAGACCTTTGATTATGAATCTTTGGGTGTCCTGGGCGATGCATGGCAAAGCGGTATTTTCTCAAAAGATAGATCGTCTTTGTTACCTGGCTGCAGAAGCATATAATATACTGTGCAATGAAAATGATTTTGAGCTTGTTCACCAGCCGCAGGCAAATATTCTCTGTTTCCGGTATGTACCCGATAACCTGGACCCGGAAGTACATCCTCATTTTCAGTTAAATACCCGTAACAAAATAAAAGAAGAAGGTAGGTTCTTTATTTCCAAGGTGGAATTAAACGGGCAGGAAGTGCTGAGAGTTGTTTTCATGAATCATGAAATTGAAATGAAACATTTTCGCATGCTGCTGCAGGAAATAAGAAGAACAGGGCAGGACATAATTGCTGCCCAGAATGGCCGTTCCGCCCAACACAAGCTCCATACTGCAATAAATATTTTATAAATGAAGCCCAAAAAGACAGACACAAATCCAGTTACAGAGCTGATTAATAAATTAATACCCGATAGTGAGCTGCAGCCCCGAAGTATTGAAGAGGTCATTCAGCTGCCTTCGTTTTATGATAAACTAAAGGAGTTTGCCAAAGAGCTGAATAAGGAATATTGCACAGTGGATATTGAAGACCAGCAAGCCCTTACCTTCAGAAGGTTACAGCAGATTACCAATATTCTGCTGCTTAATCCTCTCTGGAAAAAGTATATCAACAAGTCAGGTTTAAAACAAGCACCTGCTAACTGGGATGACTGGCAGCAGTTGCCTATATCAGGTAAAAGTAAAATGGCCGAATTTTTTAACGGTTCCCGGCCAGGGATGGTAGTGCCATTGCATCATGGAGGTTTTGAAATAGTAGCCAGCGGGGGTACCACTTCGGGCGTACTCGCAGAAACAGTATACCCGCTAAAAGAGTTACAGGAAACTTATGAGATTGCCGGTGAGTTCATTGGCAAACATATGCTTAACAAATATCTTACCGGCACACAGCCCAAATGGGTGGCCACCACACTTGCCGATTACCAGATGTGGAGCAGTGGTACCATGGTAGGTGGTGTGTTGCAGAAAATACCAGGCATCAATTACATTGGCGCAGGTCCGCTGAATAAAGATGTATACCAGCATATGATGAGCTATGAAGGACCCAAAGCCATTATGGGTATATCGCAGGGCATTGCTCTTCTGAGCCAGCTGGGCGCCGGAATGCCTGAAGAGGCGCGGAAAAGCTTCCGGGTAGCCATGTATGGCAGCGGACTGCTTACCAATCTCCAGCAGGAAGAGCTGAAAGCCCTTTATCCCAATGTGGTTATCTTAAGTTATTTCGCTGCCACCCAGGCAGAAACAATAGGGCTGCAGATAAACCACGAGTCAGCTGGCCTGGCTGCCGTACCGGGCCTTCATTTTGTAGAAGTGGTAGATGAAAACGGCAAATGGGTGGCTGTAGGTGAGGAAGGAGAACTGGTGGTAACAAGACTGTTAGGTAATGAAGTGCCGGTAATCCGGTATAAGGTGGGCGACCGCGTAATACGCAGGGAGAATATTGTAACCGATGCACTTAAAACCTTTCAGTTTGAGTTTTCCGGAAGAAGCGGTGATATGATACACCTGGGCGATACCCAGTATTTTGCTCCTAATGCGTATAAAATGGTCGCCAATGCGCTTAAGGCAAAAAGCATAGCAGATCTGCAGGAGCTGGCACAGGAAATTCAGTTTGTAAACTACCGGAAAGATAGCCGGCTGGAGCTACTGGCAACGGTGGATAATCCGGAGAAGTATACCCGTAAACTAACTGCCGAATTAAACGATGCTGATTTGCAGCAATTGTTTTATGATGCTTTTGCAGGTTCCCTCTCCCTGTTTAACAAGCTGGAAGCCAATAGCAACAATATCAGGAATACGAAGTACAAATTCTTTATCAGGTTTATAGCCAAAGGCAGCGATCAGCTGCACAAAACCAATGTAGGAAAAGTACCATTAATCAGAGACATATTTCAATAATACAAGATGCAGTACAACACAAATATCATTGTATCGGTAGATGTAATTAAGGCCCTGTCAGACAAAAATCTGAACAGCAGTATCTACCTGATGGACGACAGTGTATGGGGCAGCTATGGAAAGGGTGGCCCGGACCTGGTAACCCTGTGCGTGCCCGGGCAAACCATTAAGTGGACCTGCTACGCGGTAGACCTGCAAACGCCACTGGCCATCAGCAGGATTGATTTTATACCCGCATTCGGTTACCTGCCCGGTGGGTACCAGCCTGCAACAGGCACCGGCCTGCAACTGACTAATCCGGATTACTTTGAATGGTCTGGTGTAGTGCCTTATTATCTCATCCCTAATCAAAAGTATTTCTACAGGCTTCAGCTGGAAATGGGGGAAGGTAAAAACAGTACCATGCATATCAGTACAGCCGCTATTATGATAAAAGCTTAACTAACGTTTAAAAAACCTGATAACAATGGCACAAGAAGTTACTATAATTATGCTTGTGGATATTCCGGCGGCTTTAGACGCAGGAACGCTGGAGGGAAACCTGTATTTGGTAGATAACCTGAAAACGGAGGGCTCAGAAAATGAAGGCACCGGTAAACTGGTTTCTGCTATTAATGGTACACACTGGTTCGATGGATCACAGGCCAGCGAACAGCTGATTAACTGGCTACCTTATAGCATTACCTCCTTATCGCCCCAGTTGCCGCGTTTTTACGCAGACGACCGTTTGGATAAACTGAAAGATGATTTGATACGCTCAGTCAGCTCCAGCGGTGACGCGGAAATGGCAGAGGGGGAAGGCGGTGGTTTCTCAAATAGCGGCCATTTGGCTGCTACTCTGGCAGTACCGGCACTCACCAGGTTAAAAGATAAAACCGGCAGGAAGATAAGTGATGATGTGCCGCTGATGGACCTGAGAGGTAATTTCGTTTCAGCAAATAAAGCTCCGCAAATGAAGTTTGCCGCAGATGCGGGTAATCAGCAAGGAACGGGCGATTTGGGCGGTGCTGAAATGTCCGATATCAGTTACCTCACTCCACAGATTTATAATATCACCGGGGAAGCAGTAGAAAAAGGCGTTATCTACCCGGCACAATACGGAACACCCGCTCCTATCAAGGGTGGCTGGTACTGGTGTGCTGCTGTGAACACCTATATGACGGGTGTGTATACCTACACCATGCACATTACCCTCTACAAACCGGAGCTGCATGGCGATGAGACGGTTTGGCTGCCTGTTAATTTTACTTATGATGCTAAAATAAAGGTATCAAGCGGCGCAATGCGCAACGGGTTTACCGGCGGTAGCCTGGGAACGCTTCCTGTGATGTAACAAAAAAATGTCAAAAAATGGAATCAAGAACAATTACCATAATGTCTCTTATTGATGTAATAGGAGCGCTTGCGGAAGATAGCATGAAAGCCAATGTCTATCTGTTCGACAATAATAAAAGTAAAGGCTCTGTCAATGAGGGTACCGGCAGATTAAAAACAAAAGTGAAAGCCGGTGATACGCTTTTCTGGACACTCATGTCGCTGGAACCCGAATCTTTTGCAGAAATCAGTAACATTTCTATCGACCCGGAAATATGCAGGCTGGAAAAGAAAAAGTACCCACAGTCTGATGTGGTTTTCTGGGAAGGAGAAGTGCTGAAAGAAGCAGCCTCCACGCCTTACAAAATCACTTTTGAGATAGGCTACCAAAAGCAAAAATTTGAAACCGAAGAGAATCCTGAACTGATCGGTTAATACAAATTAACTTATCTAAAAATAGTAGAAATGCTTGATCAAAATTCAACATCGTCCGGGTTGTATGCCCTTAACTCCGTGCAGCTTAACCTGGTTACTTTTGTAGATGTTTACAATACCAACGTCAACCAGAGCCTGGGAGGGAATGTGTATATGATGGACAACTGCAATGAAAGCACGGGCCAGGGTACCCCCCATTTGCAAACGGTATGCAAACAGGGGCAGATTTTGAACTGGATCATCTATTCCATGGACTCCGGTAAACGGCCGGATGGCACCTTTCCGCCCTCTGTAAAAATCAATAACATTGTGATGCTGAATGAAAGTGGTACAGATGTGGCGAGTGATCAGATATTCCGTGAACTAAGAATTATAGGCGGTCCGGATAAAATCCGTTCAAAATATACCTCAGTATTTTATTACTGGGCAGGTGCCCTGCTGGGAGATGTTCCTTCAGGGGTGTATAAATACAGGTTCGTATTGGAGGTAGGTACAGAAGACCCCACAAAGAAAAATTACTTTAATCTCGATAGCCCCACTCTCAAAGTAATAGAGATATAGGCGGGGCTGCGACTTGCCACCAGCAATTTATAACTTTTGTAAAACGGCCGAATTTTCATATCCGGCCATAACTTTATAAAATAAACAGTTATGGCCGGATATAACACCAAAGGGGCCATAATACCTTATACTGATCATTTTATTGGATAAACGTTCCTGAACAGCTCCTTTTCGCTACTAACAAAATATTCTTGTTTCAAAAGAACCTGCTCTCATAAAACATTAATCCCTCTCCTTGCTTTTTATGCCCATTTCCTCACAATTCGCTTCCTCTATTTAAAGCATTCTCACTCATATAAGTACCGCTTCTTTTTCCGGAACCATAATTGATCCATAAAACAGGAAAAAAAACTTAACCTGGGTTTTTAAAAAGAATTACTGCCTTTATTGTACATTTGAATCGCAAACGATTTAATTTTAAACAATACGAACGGAAACACAAAGCCTGTAAATGCGCTAACAAACCTTGTCAACGCAGATTACATGGGCTATGCATATTATTTCTATTCCAGGATAACCAGAGAAAGGCTATTCTACTACCAGGAACAGCTTGCTGGAATATATCGTAACAATTGCCAATAACGTTTTAAATCATCGATGTCATTACAATAGGGAACGAGGTCAATTACTATCCAGACATTCACAGTAACTCATCAATTATAAAACCAAAAGTACCAACATGAAAACGAATACTGTTCAAAACATTTTTAGGATCATACTGGGTTCTTTTATGCTGTTAGCAGGTATCGGACACTTAACGTTTCAAAGAAGTGAATTTTTAGCACAAGTTCCACGATGGCTGCCCGATTCACCCACATTTATGGACTTTATTGTTTTATCATCAGGTGCTGTTGAAATATTACTTGGGCTGAGTATGATTTTCCTCTCAAAATTCAGGCCCCAGGTAGGTATTGCTTTGGCCGTTTTCTATATTTTGATTTTCCCCGGAAACATTTCACAATACACCAACCATATCAATGCTTTTGGTTTAGATACTGACCAAAAACGGCTGATCCGCTTGTTCTTTCAGCCACTGCTTGTTATTTGGGCACTTTGGTCTACAAACGGCTGGCGGTATATTTTTAAAAGGAAAACTATTGACCCACAATTGAGCATTTATGATTTTAATGCAAAAACCCTTAGTGGTAGCGATGAATCACTTGGCAAATACAAAGGCAAGACAATCATAGTTGTTAATACTGCCAGTAAATGTGGCCTTACCCCCCAGTACGAAGGGCTTGAGAAACTGTATAAAAAATATAAAGACCAGGGCCTGGTGATCCTTGGATTTCCGTGTAGTCAATTTGCAAACCAGGAATTAAACAGTTCAAAAGAAATTGAAGAATTTTGCCAGGTGAATTATGGCGTTAGTTTTCCAATGTTTGACAAGGTGGATGTAAACGGAAAGGGCGCCCATCCTATCTTTACATATTTAAAAAACGAACTGGGTGGGGTGTTAGGCAATAATATCAAATGGAACTTTACCAAGTTTGTAATAGATAAAAATGGTAAACCTGTTAAACGGTTTGCACCTACTACCAAACCAGAGAAAATGGACACCTTTATAAGCGAATTGTTATGAGTTCAAAAAATAAGTTTAGCGCTTTATTCCTGGAAAACCAGATTTGTTTTCCTTTATATGCTGCGTCAAGGCTTACTATAAAAATATATGAACCGTTTTTAGATAAGCTGGGGATCACCTATACGCAATATTTAGTCTTACTCGTATTATGGCAAAAAAACAATCTTACTGTTAAAGAAATAGGCAGTATTCTTTACCTTGAATCGAACACGCTAACACCTTTGTTAAAAAGATTAGAACAAAAGGAATTACTGTCCAGGGTACGATCTGAGGAAGACGAAAGAAAGGTCTTCATTTCATTAACCAGGAAAGGAGAAGCGTTTAAGAATATTGCAGTGGAAATACCCCAACAGATTATCGAAAGCTTTTCGGATGATGCATTTTCCATGGAAGAAGCGATGCAGTTTCAGAAGCAACTTTTTATGCTCATTCAAATTCTAGATAAGAAACTACAACTCACTGCAAATTTGAAATAACGATGATTTTGCGGCTTACAGAAAGCTGTTGAGAGCGCAAAATATAAAAGCCTTCAGATCAAAAGATCTGAAGGCTTTTATATTTTAATTTGTTGTAGCCCAGTGATCTGGATTTACTTCACAGATATTTTACCAACAGCAACTCTTGTCTTACCAAACATTTTGTCAGTACGACCTACCAGGTACAGATCATTTCCAATCACTGCCCCCTGCTTTGGCATAGCGGTAGGAACTCCTCTATTACTGAAAAGCACTTTACGACTAATCTTGCCAGTCAGCTCATCAACTGTAAGCATAAAACAATCTGACTTACGGAATGTCTTTACAGTTTTTACCTTTTGTCCTGACTGGGTTACACCGGCATTTTTAGGATTATCATTCATTACCAGGTACATGTTAGTACCAGATCTTATTACACCCAGGCCACAATAAAAGGGAAGATTCAAAGCATCAAAGAAACCCTGATTGCTGTTTACTCCCCCTCCTGGTCCTCTACCAGAACCAACCTGATATCGCTCAATTTGAGATTTAGGAACCACCTGTAACCAATCAATTTCACCTTTGGCGGCAACTTTACACATCAGAATATCACCGTTTGTATATACCTGGTAGGTAGTAGATGTCCACATACCCGGAGCACCATTGGTACCTGGTGTGTAGGAAGAATAGGTATAGGTATGAGATTCATAGCCTTCCGCAAGTATCATAAGACCGCCATCTGATGTGTAGAAGATCTTTTTGAATTTCATGTATTTGGAAAATCCTTCCGGTTCATCCTTGTCATCTTTCTTATCTTCCTTCTTACTGTCTTTTGCTTTCTTACTATCTTTTGCGTTCTTACTGTCTTTGTTCTTTTCCTGCTCTTTATCTTTGTTTTTCTTCGTGTTTGTAGCTTCTTTATCGTCCTCTTTATCATCCTCTTCAATATTATCCTTGCTGCTCAACATCGACTCATTGATAACTTTATCGTACGTGGAAATTACCGCCCCGGTATTGGCGTCAATCCTTTGCACCAGCAAGCCATTTACTCTCTTGCTTTTCTTTTCATTGCTGTAGAAGGCCGCCAGTATAAGGTCCTGATTCTTTTCCTGTAGCAACCTGGTGCTGTTCAGCCATTTACCATTGATCTCAGTATTGATCTCTGAAGTTTGCTTACCTGATTCGTCGTACATGCGAATATTGTAGTGACTAAAGTCGAGGAACTTCTCTTTCTTCCTTTTACCTTCTTCATATTCATAGGTACGACCTACCAGGATCAGTTTATGGTTGATGGTATAAATTACGTCCTCAAGCTGGTATTTCTTCGCTTCGAATTCATTTGAGATAACAACAGGTTTAGCGCCTTTCAACTTGTTGTCGAACTCCTGTACAGTGTACTGGTTTCTTTCCTTGCCCTGTACGCTGCTTACGACCACCATCTTAGTGCTGTCAGCATTGTAAGTGAGTTTGAATTCAATCTTGTCCGTTTTGTATTCCTGCCGGAAAGATGTGAGTTGTTGCCATCTGATGGTCAGGTCGCCGCTTGCTTTGTCGACCTTTCCTGCAAATAGTTCCATCATCCTGTCGCTTCTGCTATAGACGGACGCAATGATAAATAAGTCGTCTCCTAGGGGAAAAAACTGTTCGAATTCTTTACCACGCAGTTCTTTGTCATAGTTGTGGCGGTAAATTTCTGAAAGGTCAGCATTCATTTTTATGAGGGTACCAGATCCTCTGAAGGTAGCACCAAATAAATAATAGACTTTCAATTTAATATGGGCTTCCTGCAGGTAGATCCCACTTTTGTCCGAACAAACAACCTTTAGGTCAGTTGATCCTTTTTTTAGTCTAATGTCCTCCCCCCATTTTGTTGAGATCTTTTGCTGGGCTAAACTGGAAATGCTGATTGT
This window of the Chitinophaga sancti genome carries:
- a CDS encoding pyridoxal phosphate-dependent decarboxylase family protein, with protein sequence MSLNEIAGPVNYNSSYVPLQTTESISCEEAFSTKAFRNISEVVVSSLEQYLQNIEPVSGLALTDPAILTQKARSLMTNASEEIAAFDENRLRKIIDLYTKTGIQVHSKGYMGRQFSGVLPLSGVFDLVNATVNQPSSFYEAAQLPNVAERIMQEELNKYIGYPEDTFTMVTTSGGSLANLTALLAARNYKYPNVWNSGLHGIQPEGRPAVAISENAHYSIKRAIGIMGVGEDQIVKLPVNDKNQIDSRRVPLMLKKAKEQGLHVFCMVASACTTDTGSFDPLEELSTIARENNIWFHVDGAHGASLLLSDSHRYKLKGLENADSFIWDAHKMLFTPGTCTLLFYKDKQRSYGAFRQDASYVFEKEADIYTALDSGEQNFECTKRPLIMNLWVSWAMHGKAVFSQKIDRLCYLAAEAYNILCNENDFELVHQPQANILCFRYVPDNLDPEVHPHFQLNTRNKIKEEGRFFISKVELNGQEVLRVVFMNHEIEMKHFRMLLQEIRRTGQDIIAAQNGRSAQHKLHTAINIL
- a CDS encoding MarR family winged helix-turn-helix transcriptional regulator; translation: MSSKNKFSALFLENQICFPLYAASRLTIKIYEPFLDKLGITYTQYLVLLVLWQKNNLTVKEIGSILYLESNTLTPLLKRLEQKELLSRVRSEEDERKVFISLTRKGEAFKNIAVEIPQQIIESFSDDAFSMEEAMQFQKQLFMLIQILDKKLQLTANLK
- a CDS encoding phenylacetate--CoA ligase family protein — protein: MKPKKTDTNPVTELINKLIPDSELQPRSIEEVIQLPSFYDKLKEFAKELNKEYCTVDIEDQQALTFRRLQQITNILLLNPLWKKYINKSGLKQAPANWDDWQQLPISGKSKMAEFFNGSRPGMVVPLHHGGFEIVASGGTTSGVLAETVYPLKELQETYEIAGEFIGKHMLNKYLTGTQPKWVATTLADYQMWSSGTMVGGVLQKIPGINYIGAGPLNKDVYQHMMSYEGPKAIMGISQGIALLSQLGAGMPEEARKSFRVAMYGSGLLTNLQQEELKALYPNVVILSYFAATQAETIGLQINHESAGLAAVPGLHFVEVVDENGKWVAVGEEGELVVTRLLGNEVPVIRYKVGDRVIRRENIVTDALKTFQFEFSGRSGDMIHLGDTQYFAPNAYKMVANALKAKSIADLQELAQEIQFVNYRKDSRLELLATVDNPEKYTRKLTAELNDADLQQLFYDAFAGSLSLFNKLEANSNNIRNTKYKFFIRFIAKGSDQLHKTNVGKVPLIRDIFQ